Proteins encoded in a region of the Phoenix dactylifera cultivar Barhee BC4 chromosome 3, palm_55x_up_171113_PBpolish2nd_filt_p, whole genome shotgun sequence genome:
- the LOC103703513 gene encoding uncharacterized protein At5g02240-like isoform X1 has protein sequence MAMRVSFFLGPPKLFPFFDSRDLSAKSAAFFSPPPRSPPSKKTRRNLGALAMAGGPPSTVLVTGAGGRTGQIVYKKLKERTDQFLARGLVRTEDSKNKIGGHDDVLVGDIRDAESIVPAVQGIDALIILTSSVPKMKPGFDPSKGERPEFYFEDGSYPEQVDWIGQKNQIDAAKAVGVKQIVLVGSMGGTDVNNPLNNIGNGNILVWKRKAEQYLTESGIPYTIIRAGGLQDKDGGLRELLVGKDDELLKTETRTIARADVAEVCIQALLFEEAKFKAFDLASKPEGTGTPTTDFKALFSQITARF, from the exons ATGGCGATGCGCGTCTCTTTCTTCCTTGGCCCTCCCAAACTCTTCCCCTTCTTCGATTCCCGCGATCTGTCCGCGAAATCGGCTGCCTTCTTCTCTCCTCCACCTCGCTCCCCCCCATCCAAGAAGACACGACGGAATTTAGGAGCTCTCGCCATGGCGGGTGGTCCTCCGAGCACCGTCCTCGTCACCGGCGCTGGTGGTAGAACAG GCCAGATTGTTTACAAgaaattgaaagagaggacagaCCAGTTCCTTGCAAGAGGCCTAGTCAGGACAGAAGACAGCAAAAATAAAATAGGGGGTCATGACGATGTACTTGTAGGTGATATAAGAGATGCCGAAAGTATTGTTCCTGCTGTCCAAGGAATTGATGCGCTCATAATCCTGACAAGCTCCGTGCCAAAGATGAAACCAGGGTTTGACCCAAGCAAAGGTGAAAGACCTGAATTCTATTTTGAGGATGGATCATACCCTGAGCAG GTTGATTGGATTGGTCAGAAGAACCAGATAGATGCTG CCAAAGCTGTGGGCGTGAAACAGATTGTTTTGGTCGGGTCTATGGGTGGAACAGATGTCAATAATCCATTGAACAACATTGGGAATGGGAATATATTA GTGTGGAAGCGGAAGGCAGAACAATATTTAACAGAATCTGGAATACCATACACAATTATAAG GGCTGGAGGATTACAGGATAAAGATGGGGGCCTGCGGGAATTACTGGTAGGCAAGGACGATGAGCTACTCAAGACAGAAACTAGAACAATTGCTCGGGCTGATGTTGCAGAAGTCTGCATTCAG GCACTGCTGTTTGAGGAGGCAAAATTTAAGGCATTCGATCTAGCATCCAAGCCAGAGGGCACAGGAACGCCGACGACAGATTTCAAGGCACTCTTCTCCCAGATTACTGCTCGGTTCTGA
- the LOC103703515 gene encoding uncharacterized protein C24B11.05, producing the protein MEFEGRYRQAQRPKYECLLFDLDDTLYPYNSGIASQCRKNIEDYMVEKLGIEESKIPDMCNLLYKYYGTTMAGLRAIGYNFNYDDYHSFVHGRLPYDKLKPDPVLRHLLLNLPIRKVIFTNADKIHAAKVLNKLGLEDCFEGIICFETLNAQSNSSSPCDPTAATNIFNILEHFSQPAAGSELPKTPIQCKPSMDAMEHALRIANISPQRSIFFDDSVRNIQSGKSIGLHTVLVGNSHRVKGADHALESIHNIKEALPELWEEAEKSEDVRYKGKVAIETSVTA; encoded by the exons ATGGAATTCGAGGGCCGATACCGCCAGGCTCAGAGGCCTAAATACGAGTGCCTTCTATTTG ACCTCGACGATACTCTGTACCCTTATAACTCCGGCATAGCATCCCAGTGCCGCAAAAACATCGAAG ATTATATGGTAGAGAAGCTTGGGATTGAGGAGAGCAAGATCCCAGACATGTGTAATTTACTGTACAAGTACTATGGGACAACCATGGCCGGTCTAAGG GCCATTGGCTACAATTTTAATTATGATGATTACCACAG TTTTGTTCATGGAAGATTACCTTATGACAAGCTGAAGCCAGATCCTGTTCTTAGACATCTTCTACTGAACCTGCCAATACGCAAAGTG ATTTTCACAAATGCTGATAAGATCCATGCTGCCAAAGTACTTAATAAGCTGGGGTTGGAAGATTGTTTTGAAGGAATTATATGCTTTGAGACACTGAATGCACAAAGTAATTCATCTTCACCCTGTGACCCAACAGCCGCAACCAACATCTTCAACATCCTTGAGCATTTCTCTCAGCCCGCTGCTGGTTCTGAACTACCAAAGACACCAATCCAATGCAAGCCATCCATGGATGCGATGGAGCATGCTCTCAGAATTGCAAACATTAGCCCTCAGAGATCG ATTTTCTTTGATGACAGTGTTCGCAATATCCAGTCAGGCAAAAGCATTGGCCTCCACACGGTGCTG GTCGGCAATTCACATAGAGTTAAAGGTGCAGACCATGCACTAGAAAGCATCCACAACATCAAGGAAGCGCTGCCTGAGCTCTGGGAGGAGGCTGAAAAATCTGAGGATGTCCGATACAAGGGCAAGGTTGCGATCGAGACATCTGTGACTGCCTAA
- the LOC103703513 gene encoding uncharacterized protein At2g37660, chloroplastic-like isoform X2: MAMRVSFFLGPPKLFPFFDSRDLSAKSAAFFSPPPRSPPSKKTRRNLGALAMAGGPPSTVLVTGAGGRTGQIVYKKLKERTDQFLARGLVRTEDSKNKIGGHDDVLVGDIRDAESIVPAVQGIDALIILTSSVPKMKPGFDPSKGERPEFYFEDGSYPEQVWKRKAEQYLTESGIPYTIIRAGGLQDKDGGLRELLVGKDDELLKTETRTIARADVAEVCIQALLFEEAKFKAFDLASKPEGTGTPTTDFKALFSQITARF; encoded by the exons ATGGCGATGCGCGTCTCTTTCTTCCTTGGCCCTCCCAAACTCTTCCCCTTCTTCGATTCCCGCGATCTGTCCGCGAAATCGGCTGCCTTCTTCTCTCCTCCACCTCGCTCCCCCCCATCCAAGAAGACACGACGGAATTTAGGAGCTCTCGCCATGGCGGGTGGTCCTCCGAGCACCGTCCTCGTCACCGGCGCTGGTGGTAGAACAG GCCAGATTGTTTACAAgaaattgaaagagaggacagaCCAGTTCCTTGCAAGAGGCCTAGTCAGGACAGAAGACAGCAAAAATAAAATAGGGGGTCATGACGATGTACTTGTAGGTGATATAAGAGATGCCGAAAGTATTGTTCCTGCTGTCCAAGGAATTGATGCGCTCATAATCCTGACAAGCTCCGTGCCAAAGATGAAACCAGGGTTTGACCCAAGCAAAGGTGAAAGACCTGAATTCTATTTTGAGGATGGATCATACCCTGAGCAG GTGTGGAAGCGGAAGGCAGAACAATATTTAACAGAATCTGGAATACCATACACAATTATAAG GGCTGGAGGATTACAGGATAAAGATGGGGGCCTGCGGGAATTACTGGTAGGCAAGGACGATGAGCTACTCAAGACAGAAACTAGAACAATTGCTCGGGCTGATGTTGCAGAAGTCTGCATTCAG GCACTGCTGTTTGAGGAGGCAAAATTTAAGGCATTCGATCTAGCATCCAAGCCAGAGGGCACAGGAACGCCGACGACAGATTTCAAGGCACTCTTCTCCCAGATTACTGCTCGGTTCTGA